TTGCCGGCGAGGAAGTGCGGCTGATCAGCGAAACCGCCTGAAGCAGGCCGAGCGATGAGCGCTGCCGATCCGGTACAGACGCTGCTGGCCCTGATCAACGGCGGCCAGCCGGCGCAGGCGATTCCCGAACTGCAGGCGCGGCTGCGCGAACAGCCCGGGCACCCGGCGCTGCTGACCCTGCTCGCCGAGGCTTACCGGGTGGCCGGTCGGCCGGTCGAGGCGATTCCTGCTTATCAACAGGCCGGTGCGGCCGGCGGCGGCAGCCGCAATTGGCTGGCGGCCGGCATCCTGCTTGCCGACGCCCGCCAGAGCGACGAGGCGCTCGCCTGCCTGGCGCGGGCACGGCAGGAAAGCCCAGACAGCGACGAAATTCTCGATGCGCTGATCACCACGCACTTCAACATCGGGCGCTTTGCACCGGCGATCGAACTGGCCCGGCGGCAACTCGGCCTGAGCCGCAACCCGGCCTACCTCAAACATGCGGCGCTACTCTTGCAGAGCAACGAGTTGTACGAGGAATCGGCGGCTGCCTTCCGCAAGATTCTCGCGCTGGCTGGCGACGATCCGGCGCTGATCGGCGCCGCGCTGGTGCCGGCGCGATTTACCTGCGACTGGACGTGGACCGAGGAATTGCAGCGCAAGATGCTGGCCTGTTACGCCGCCGGCGATTACGCCGCGCCGGCCGAGTACCCGCTGACCCACGTCACCTGGTGTGCCGACGAGCGGATCAACCACGAGGTGACGCGCGCCTACCGCGAGCGCATCGTCGGCGCGATCCATCCCTTGCCGCGTCCGGCCGGGCCGCGTCCGCCCGGGCGCCTGCGCATCGGCTACCTCTCCTGCGATTTTCGCAACCACGCGACGCTGCACCTGATGATCGGCGTCTTCGAGCAGCACGACCGCGAGCGTTTCGAGGTCTTTGCCTACGACTACACCACGCCCGATGCGTCCGAATACCGTCAGCGCTTCCTCGGCGCCGTCGAGCACCACGTCGACCTGCGCAGCTTGAGCGACTGCGAGGCCGCCGAGCGCATCGCCGCCGACCGCCTCGATCTGCTGTTTGACCTCAAGGGCTACACTGGCGGTGCCCGCGCCGGCATCCTCGCCTATCGCCCGGCGCCGCTGCAGGTCGCCTACCTCGGCTACCCCGGCAGCTGCGCCAGCCCTGATCTCGACTTCATCGTCAGCGACCGTTGGGTGACGCCGGACAGCAGCCTGGCCCACTACAGCGAACGCTTCTGCCGGCTGCCGCACAGTTACCAGTGCAACGACGGCCAGCGCGCCATCGCGCCGCTGCAGGGCGGGCGCAGCGAGCACGGCCTGCAGCCGACGGCGGTGGTGTACGCCAGCTTCAACCAGTCGTACAAGATCGACCGCGCCACCTTTGCCTTGTGGCTGCGGGTGCTGCAACAGGTCCCGGACAGCGTCCTCTGGCTGCTCGGCCAGTGCGCTGCGGCGCAGAACGAACTGGGGCGCCAGGCTGCTGCCGCCGGGGTCGCTGCCGAGCGCCTGATCTTTGCACCCTTCGCCTTGCCGCAGGCGCATCTGGCGCGGCTGCAACTGGCCGATGTGATTCTCGATACCTTGATCTGCAACGGCCACACCACCACCTCGGATGCGCTGTGGGCCGGCGTGCCGGTGGTCACGGCGCTGGGGCGCCACTTCTCGTCGCGGGTCAGCGCCAGCCTGCTGCACGCCATCGGCCTGCCCGAGCTGGTCGGCGCCGATAGCGAAGCGATGCTGGCGATTGCGGTCCGGCTCGGGCTCGATGCCGACTACCGGCAACAAATCCGTGCCCGGCTGGCCGAGCAGCGGCAGCAGGCGCCACTGTTCGACGCCGCCCGCTTCACTCGGCATTTCGAGCAGGGCATTCTGGCCATGCTCGCCGCGACCCCGGAGCAGCGTTGTCTCGATATTCCTGAGCAGTTGTCGGTGCTGCCGGCGATGCTCTTGAGCCCAGCGCCGGCACCGTTGCGCGAGCCGGTGCCGGCCTGCCCGCTATGCGGCGGCAGCGGCGAAGCGCTCGGCGAATACGACTGCCGGGCGCACCCCTTGTGGCACGACGAGTTGCCGCCGACGCTGGCCTGGCAGCGTTGCCGCGCCTGTGCCCATGTGTTTACCGCGCAGGTCTGGTCGGCGGCCGGGCTGGCCGCGCTCTTCCGCCACGCCAATCCGGCCCAGCTGGCGTCGCTGGCGGCGCAGCACGACAGCCTGCGGGCGCAGTGGGCGCCGGTGGTCGAGCGTGCCACCCGTTGCCTCGGCGGCTATCCCGCAGTCCTCGGCGGCAGCCTTGCCCCTTGCTGGGTCGATGTCGGCTGCGGCGATGGCGCCTTGCTGATGACCGCCGCCGATTTCGGCTATCGCGTGCATGGCCTCGACGCCCGCAGCGAAACCGCGCGGCGGGTCAGCGAACTCGGCTATCCGGTCGAGGCCGGCGACTTTCTCGCCTGGACGCCGCCGGCTGCGGCCGGCGAACTGCGCGTGCTGTCGCTGATGGACGTCCTCGAACACCTGCCCGACCCGCGTGCCGCGCTACGCCACGCGCATACCCTGTTGGCCGCCGATGGCCTGCTGGTACTCAGCCTGCCCGATGCCGGCGCGTCGAGCTGGCAACTGCTCGACCGCAGCGGCCAGAACCCGTACTGGATCGAGATCGAGCACTACCACAACTTCAGCCGCGCCAGCCTGACCCGGCTGCTGCAAGAATGCGGTTTCACCGTCGTCGACTTCGCCATCCCGCACCGCTACCGCGCGCAAATGGAGATCTACGCCCGCCGCTTGGGCTGAGGTGGGGTGGTGGTTTTTGCCCCGGGGCGCGGTCGACCGTGATTTTCGCAAAAAATGACCCTGGCCCCTTTGTCCCGCCTGGGGCGCAGCCAACTGTTTGCGGTGCCCGCGTTCAAAGCGTTCAAGAAGGCGATGCGGGCAACTAAGGCTTAGCGCACTGATCGCTGGCTAACAGCTCCGGGCGGCATGTGGGCCGGCGTGGTTTGGTGTTTTTTGGGGCGGTGATCAGATAGCCGTTTTTGCTCGAAACCACGGTCGACCGTGGCTTTGGGAAAAAGCCGAGCCAGACCTCTTTGTCTGCCGCAACGTGCGCCCAATCATCTCTCACTCATTCAGGCGCTGAAAGAGTGGCAGAAGAAAAACCTGAATTGTTTAAAAATATTTTTTATAGCCAACCGGGACTTGATGCCCTGTATTGATATTAAAGGCAATTAATGTTTAAAAGAATTAGATAAGGCATCTCGATCAGACTTGGTGTCTTCTTTTGATAACTGAGCATCAAAATCAATCGATTGCAAAACATCTTGGAGTTCCTGACTAAATATCACTTTTTCTCTCTCAGAGTTTTCTATGAAATCAAGTGATTTTAGAATTTTTATAATCTGATTGGCAGCTGATGCACGACGTGAGAAAGTATTTCTCCACTCGTCCATACTTTTCTCCTCATCTGCTTCTGCCTTTGCTTTGTCGGACAACGGTGCAGCAAAGTGTTTAAGCACAAGATCATCTTCGCTATACTGCTTGCCAATACTTAACTTTAAGCAATACGAGAAAAAAATTGTGTCGTATGATGAATATATTATCTTTAGAATGGTGCGGCTCGGCGATGGGATTGCATCTGACTCTATTGCCGTGGGAATAGGTTGAACTTCTTTTTCCTTTAGCAGGATGCTCAAAAACCCTGACTAACCGATGCTGATGAGATAATTGGCGGGTTGTCAGGACGAGATTGAAGCAGATGAGGACGGCGGATACGACACAGCATGCGATGTTTAGCTATCGGAGTCTGGAGGAGCGGATCCCGGCAGGGCATCCGTTGCGCAAACTGCGCGTGCTAGTCGATGGCATTCTCGCTTCGATGAATGGCACGTTTGCCAAGTTGTACTCGCACACGGGACGCCCGGGCATTCCGGCGGAACGACTGCTGCGTGCGAGCTTGATTCAGGTGTTGTTCTCCATCCGCTCGG
This genomic window from Dechloromonas sp. ZY10 contains:
- a CDS encoding methyltransferase domain-containing protein; translated protein: MSAADPVQTLLALINGGQPAQAIPELQARLREQPGHPALLTLLAEAYRVAGRPVEAIPAYQQAGAAGGGSRNWLAAGILLADARQSDEALACLARARQESPDSDEILDALITTHFNIGRFAPAIELARRQLGLSRNPAYLKHAALLLQSNELYEESAAAFRKILALAGDDPALIGAALVPARFTCDWTWTEELQRKMLACYAAGDYAAPAEYPLTHVTWCADERINHEVTRAYRERIVGAIHPLPRPAGPRPPGRLRIGYLSCDFRNHATLHLMIGVFEQHDRERFEVFAYDYTTPDASEYRQRFLGAVEHHVDLRSLSDCEAAERIAADRLDLLFDLKGYTGGARAGILAYRPAPLQVAYLGYPGSCASPDLDFIVSDRWVTPDSSLAHYSERFCRLPHSYQCNDGQRAIAPLQGGRSEHGLQPTAVVYASFNQSYKIDRATFALWLRVLQQVPDSVLWLLGQCAAAQNELGRQAAAAGVAAERLIFAPFALPQAHLARLQLADVILDTLICNGHTTTSDALWAGVPVVTALGRHFSSRVSASLLHAIGLPELVGADSEAMLAIAVRLGLDADYRQQIRARLAEQRQQAPLFDAARFTRHFEQGILAMLAATPEQRCLDIPEQLSVLPAMLLSPAPAPLREPVPACPLCGGSGEALGEYDCRAHPLWHDELPPTLAWQRCRACAHVFTAQVWSAAGLAALFRHANPAQLASLAAQHDSLRAQWAPVVERATRCLGGYPAVLGGSLAPCWVDVGCGDGALLMTAADFGYRVHGLDARSETARRVSELGYPVEAGDFLAWTPPAAAGELRVLSLMDVLEHLPDPRAALRHAHTLLAADGLLVLSLPDAGASSWQLLDRSGQNPYWIEIEHYHNFSRASLTRLLQECGFTVVDFAIPHRYRAQMEIYARRLG